Proteins from one Cryptomeria japonica chromosome 4, Sugi_1.0, whole genome shotgun sequence genomic window:
- the LOC131032114 gene encoding sister chromatid cohesion 1 protein 4 isoform X2, with product MFPEVPIALRLSGHLLLGVVRIYSRKVNYLYQDCSEALVKIQAFTSVQVDLPPGAATAPFHSITLPETFEFDDIEEELRYGKPDTHVTTRDQITLNEWRRDFAGGPQLGLNEQVPGEVDPFTMVYLDEEVQKHKSPAQSEFPRSVLPSREEDVLPPLPMDDAMGFGQMDMEIDGLEHTGGEVRGEAPLENIPERETLRSAAPVTQEEPFIRGLEELEKGIDVGDETETSKMEETGVPILGETPMMGGGTPRFGQRQTPHSITPGEISGDDDLLTAVLGGMSPGLTVMPTPTKSPAQEERKRIPRKRKQLFDESIVLSNEFMKRQLEYTDDICRIRRKVPCSARETWKEYRSSHMQQIFSEPSLPGMSTHLQEIFKKVFTAKGVKVAFAEAPTKGFKNGVEEPLESPQAPDIEMARFAPPGVETLPDVGFETAGQMEEPTYPANEEVELDTQIPEVLVPENVIELEEASTAEPKASEFATPSQYGLSGVSIEEAPSVGISVYEKEHKQGLEFLEEDSRHAVFVVQGEEEFTEESGVGDAVSGLKTDDTSGWSVRTRAVAQYLRTAFQKLDTQEKRLNLCEMLAGRTRKESARMFFETLVLKSKDYLGANQEEPYADIHLLPREKLMKAKF from the exons ATGTTTCCGGAAGTTCCCATTGCTCTTCGACTATCAGGGCATCTTTTGTTGGGTGTGGTTCGGATATATTCAAGGAAAGTAAACTATCTCTACCAAGACTGCAGTGAAGCTTTAGTAAAGATACAAGCATTTACTTCGGTACAAGTGGATCTACCACCTGGAGCTGCTACTGCACCATTTCATTCAATCACTTTGCCTGAGACGTTTGAATTTGATGACATAGAGGAAGAATTGAGATATGG AAAGCCAGATACACATGTCACAACCCGTGATCAGATCACTCTTAATGAGTGGCGTCGAGATTTTGCTGGTGGGCCTCAGCTTGGGCTTAATG AACAGGTTCCAGGTGAGGTGGATCCTTTTACAATGgtctatttagatgag GAAGTGCAAAAACACAAATCACCTGCTCAGTCTGAGTTTCCACGTTCTGTTCTACCATCCCGTGAGGAAGA TGTTCTCCCACCTCTTCCAATGGATGATGCTATGGGCTTTGGTCAGATGGATATGGAAATTGATGGCTTGGAACACACTGGTGGAGAAGTCAGGGGAGAAGCACCTCTTGAAAACATCCCAGAACGTGAAACACTCAGATCTGCAGCGCCAGTTACACAGGAAGAACCATTCATCAGGGGATTAGAAGAGCTGGAGAAGGGTATTGATGTAGGTGATGAGACTGAAACTAGTAAAATGGAGGAAACAGGGGTTCCTATTTTAGGAGAGACTCCAATGATGGGAGGGGGAACTCCAAGATTTGGTCAGCGTCAAACACCACATAGCATAACTCCGGGTGAAATTTCCGGCGATGATGATCTCTTGACAGCTGTTTTAG GGGGTATGTCTCCAGGATTGACAGTCATGCCTACTCCAACTAAGAGTCCAGCTCAAGAAGAAAGGAAGAGAATACCAAGAAAGAGGAAGCAGTTATTTGATGAATCTATTGTTTTGTCAAATGA GTTCATGAAGAGGCAGTTAGAATATACAGATGATATTTGTCGCATACGTAGGAAAGTTCCCTGCTCTGCTCGGGAGACATGGAAAGAATACAGAAGCTCTCACATGCAACAAATCTTCTCAGAACCCTCTCTTCCTG GTATGTCAACTCATCTTCAAGAGATTTTCAAGAAAGTTTTTACTGCCAAGGGAGTAAAAGTTGCTTTTGCGGAGGCTCCAACTAAAGGCTTTAAGAATGGGGTGGAGGAGCCACTAGAATCTCCTCAGGCACCTGACATAGAAATGGCGCGGTTTGCACCACCTGGAGTTGAGACCTTGCCAGATGTGGGATTTGAAACTGCTGGTCAGATGGAAGAGCCTACTTACCCAGCCAACGAAGAGGTGGAGTTAGATACTCAAATACCAGAAGTGTTGGTGCCAGAAAATGTGATTGAACTTGAAGAGGCAAGTACAGCTGAACCAAAAGCTTCAGAATTTGCAACGCCCAGTCAATATGGTCTAAGTGGAGTATCAATTGAAGAGGCACCTAGTGTTGGAATTTCCGTTTATGAGAAGGAACATAAGCAG GGCCTAGAATTTCTTGAAGAAGATTCTAGACATGCTG TTTTTGTTGTACAAGGTGAAGAAGAATTCACTGAGGAATCAGGTGTCGGTGATGCTGTGAGTGGTCTGAAGACTGATGATACCAGTGGCTGGTCAGTGCGAACAAG AGCTGTAGCACAATATTTGAGAACAGCTTTTCAAAAGTTGGATACTCAAGAGAAAAGGCTAAATCTCTGTGAAATGCTTGCTGGGAGAACACGCAAGGAATCTGCTAGAATGTTCTTTGAAACACTG GTATTGAAGAGCAAGGACTACCTTGGTGCGAACCAAGAAGAACCATATGCAGATATTCACTTGTTGCCAAGAGAAAAGCTCATGAAAGCCAAGTTCTGA
- the LOC131032114 gene encoding sister chromatid cohesion 1 protein 4 isoform X1 has translation MFYSHFILAKKGPLGTVWIAAHLERKLRKNQVTETNISASVDSIMFPEVPIALRLSGHLLLGVVRIYSRKVNYLYQDCSEALVKIQAFTSVQVDLPPGAATAPFHSITLPETFEFDDIEEELRYGKPDTHVTTRDQITLNEWRRDFAGGPQLGLNEQVPGEVDPFTMVYLDEEVQKHKSPAQSEFPRSVLPSREEDVLPPLPMDDAMGFGQMDMEIDGLEHTGGEVRGEAPLENIPERETLRSAAPVTQEEPFIRGLEELEKGIDVGDETETSKMEETGVPILGETPMMGGGTPRFGQRQTPHSITPGEISGDDDLLTAVLGGMSPGLTVMPTPTKSPAQEERKRIPRKRKQLFDESIVLSNEFMKRQLEYTDDICRIRRKVPCSARETWKEYRSSHMQQIFSEPSLPGMSTHLQEIFKKVFTAKGVKVAFAEAPTKGFKNGVEEPLESPQAPDIEMARFAPPGVETLPDVGFETAGQMEEPTYPANEEVELDTQIPEVLVPENVIELEEASTAEPKASEFATPSQYGLSGVSIEEAPSVGISVYEKEHKQGLEFLEEDSRHAVFVVQGEEEFTEESGVGDAVSGLKTDDTSGWSVRTRAVAQYLRTAFQKLDTQEKRLNLCEMLAGRTRKESARMFFETLVLKSKDYLGANQEEPYADIHLLPREKLMKAKF, from the exons ATTCCATCATGTTTCCGGAAGTTCCCATTGCTCTTCGACTATCAGGGCATCTTTTGTTGGGTGTGGTTCGGATATATTCAAGGAAAGTAAACTATCTCTACCAAGACTGCAGTGAAGCTTTAGTAAAGATACAAGCATTTACTTCGGTACAAGTGGATCTACCACCTGGAGCTGCTACTGCACCATTTCATTCAATCACTTTGCCTGAGACGTTTGAATTTGATGACATAGAGGAAGAATTGAGATATGG AAAGCCAGATACACATGTCACAACCCGTGATCAGATCACTCTTAATGAGTGGCGTCGAGATTTTGCTGGTGGGCCTCAGCTTGGGCTTAATG AACAGGTTCCAGGTGAGGTGGATCCTTTTACAATGgtctatttagatgag GAAGTGCAAAAACACAAATCACCTGCTCAGTCTGAGTTTCCACGTTCTGTTCTACCATCCCGTGAGGAAGA TGTTCTCCCACCTCTTCCAATGGATGATGCTATGGGCTTTGGTCAGATGGATATGGAAATTGATGGCTTGGAACACACTGGTGGAGAAGTCAGGGGAGAAGCACCTCTTGAAAACATCCCAGAACGTGAAACACTCAGATCTGCAGCGCCAGTTACACAGGAAGAACCATTCATCAGGGGATTAGAAGAGCTGGAGAAGGGTATTGATGTAGGTGATGAGACTGAAACTAGTAAAATGGAGGAAACAGGGGTTCCTATTTTAGGAGAGACTCCAATGATGGGAGGGGGAACTCCAAGATTTGGTCAGCGTCAAACACCACATAGCATAACTCCGGGTGAAATTTCCGGCGATGATGATCTCTTGACAGCTGTTTTAG GGGGTATGTCTCCAGGATTGACAGTCATGCCTACTCCAACTAAGAGTCCAGCTCAAGAAGAAAGGAAGAGAATACCAAGAAAGAGGAAGCAGTTATTTGATGAATCTATTGTTTTGTCAAATGA GTTCATGAAGAGGCAGTTAGAATATACAGATGATATTTGTCGCATACGTAGGAAAGTTCCCTGCTCTGCTCGGGAGACATGGAAAGAATACAGAAGCTCTCACATGCAACAAATCTTCTCAGAACCCTCTCTTCCTG GTATGTCAACTCATCTTCAAGAGATTTTCAAGAAAGTTTTTACTGCCAAGGGAGTAAAAGTTGCTTTTGCGGAGGCTCCAACTAAAGGCTTTAAGAATGGGGTGGAGGAGCCACTAGAATCTCCTCAGGCACCTGACATAGAAATGGCGCGGTTTGCACCACCTGGAGTTGAGACCTTGCCAGATGTGGGATTTGAAACTGCTGGTCAGATGGAAGAGCCTACTTACCCAGCCAACGAAGAGGTGGAGTTAGATACTCAAATACCAGAAGTGTTGGTGCCAGAAAATGTGATTGAACTTGAAGAGGCAAGTACAGCTGAACCAAAAGCTTCAGAATTTGCAACGCCCAGTCAATATGGTCTAAGTGGAGTATCAATTGAAGAGGCACCTAGTGTTGGAATTTCCGTTTATGAGAAGGAACATAAGCAG GGCCTAGAATTTCTTGAAGAAGATTCTAGACATGCTG TTTTTGTTGTACAAGGTGAAGAAGAATTCACTGAGGAATCAGGTGTCGGTGATGCTGTGAGTGGTCTGAAGACTGATGATACCAGTGGCTGGTCAGTGCGAACAAG AGCTGTAGCACAATATTTGAGAACAGCTTTTCAAAAGTTGGATACTCAAGAGAAAAGGCTAAATCTCTGTGAAATGCTTGCTGGGAGAACACGCAAGGAATCTGCTAGAATGTTCTTTGAAACACTG GTATTGAAGAGCAAGGACTACCTTGGTGCGAACCAAGAAGAACCATATGCAGATATTCACTTGTTGCCAAGAGAAAAGCTCATGAAAGCCAAGTTCTGA